One Pseudonocardia abyssalis DNA segment encodes these proteins:
- the argH gene encoding argininosuccinate lyase, which yields MTTPRRTREGGPPQGGPARELVESGFALENADAPFLHRGLNLADISHVLDLARRGIVAPDTERELLALLLDVHEIPAEDFPYDPEFGEAYNSREHYFVGRIGDAAGWLHAGRPRREATRIALRLHLRRQLAELVAEAVAFARVACDRAEEHAHTLLPDQTYLQQAQPSTFGHYLLSFVYSCVRDARRLLDELDWVDCSPGGAGCVNGTRLLEDRSFIAASLGFEGVIEHTRDAMWQVDGLIHVLATASSLLSNFSKLAEDLEIFSSSEFDFVDLDDSFTRSSVLMPNKRNPYALAIVRGASGVIIGRLSGFLAVTKSPSARSDNLIFAYGEVPRALDLTLRITRLFTGVVRTLRVNADRMAEELARGYTQATDLAEHLVQRVGVDYRTAYVVVGRTVRAASRAGIPGGGITGDMIDEAAREHTGHDWGLAGADLSEVLDPWRIVLSRAAQGGAAPDAVAAMIAALRTKLDGLDAEAAARTAGFDRVEDALLETARAVVDHKEN from the coding sequence GTGACCACCCCCCGCCGCACCCGCGAGGGCGGCCCGCCGCAGGGCGGACCGGCCCGCGAGCTGGTCGAGTCCGGGTTCGCCCTGGAGAACGCCGACGCCCCGTTCCTGCACCGCGGCCTCAACCTCGCCGACATCTCCCACGTGCTCGACCTCGCCCGTCGCGGCATCGTCGCCCCCGACACCGAGCGGGAGCTGCTCGCCCTGCTGCTCGACGTCCACGAGATCCCCGCCGAGGACTTCCCCTACGACCCGGAGTTCGGCGAGGCCTACAACTCCCGCGAGCACTACTTCGTCGGCCGCATCGGCGACGCCGCGGGCTGGCTGCACGCCGGGCGCCCGCGCCGCGAGGCCACCCGGATCGCGCTGCGCCTGCACCTGCGCCGCCAGCTCGCCGAGCTCGTCGCCGAGGCCGTCGCGTTCGCGCGCGTGGCGTGCGACCGCGCCGAGGAGCACGCCCACACCCTGCTGCCGGACCAGACCTACCTGCAGCAGGCCCAGCCGTCGACGTTCGGGCACTACCTGCTCTCGTTCGTCTACTCCTGCGTCCGCGACGCCCGCCGCCTGCTCGACGAGCTCGACTGGGTCGACTGCTCACCCGGCGGGGCCGGCTGCGTCAACGGCACGCGGCTGCTGGAGGACCGCTCCTTCATCGCCGCCTCGCTCGGGTTCGAGGGCGTCATCGAGCACACCCGCGACGCGATGTGGCAGGTCGACGGCCTGATCCACGTGCTGGCGACGGCGTCGAGCCTGCTGTCGAACTTCTCCAAGCTCGCCGAGGACCTGGAGATCTTCTCCTCCAGCGAGTTCGACTTCGTCGACCTCGACGACTCGTTCACCCGCAGCTCGGTCCTCATGCCGAACAAGCGCAACCCCTACGCGCTGGCCATCGTCCGCGGCGCGTCCGGGGTGATCATCGGGCGGCTCTCGGGCTTCCTCGCGGTGACGAAGAGCCCGTCGGCCCGCAGCGACAACCTGATCTTCGCCTACGGCGAGGTGCCCCGGGCCCTGGACCTCACGCTGCGGATCACCCGGCTGTTCACCGGCGTCGTGCGGACGCTGCGCGTCAACGCCGACCGGATGGCCGAGGAGCTCGCCCGCGGCTACACGCAGGCCACCGACCTCGCCGAGCACCTCGTGCAGCGGGTCGGTGTCGACTACCGCACCGCCTACGTCGTGGTCGGGCGGACGGTCCGCGCCGCGAGCAGGGCGGGCATCCCGGGCGGCGGGATCACCGGCGACATGATCGACGAGGCCGCGCGCGAGCACACCGGCCACGACTGGGGCCTCGCCGGGGCGGACCTGTCGGAGGTGCTCGACCCGTGGCGGATCGTGCTGTCGCGGGCGGCCCAGGGCGGTGCCGCCCCCGACGCCGTCGCCGCGATGATCGCCGCACTGCGCACGAAGCTCGACGGTCTCGACGCCGAGGCCGCCGCCCGCACCGCGGGGTTCGACCGCGTCGAGGACGCCCTGCTCGAGACCGCCCGTGCGGTCGTGGACCACAAGGAGAACTGA
- a CDS encoding pyridoxal-phosphate dependent enzyme, with the protein MGTRLSSSTLYAHLWGTPELTAVFDERAMLQTWLDVLAALARAQASLGIVPDSAAAALSDVGIGALDLGYVAEQTRATSHSTLGLIRGLLRVLPEHAREHVYVGATVQDVTDTWFGIVMRDVGAIVRRDLLAVEERLLELAREHRGTVMAGRTHGQPGAPITFGFKVASWADEVRRHLDRLREGAPRWSVGQLGGAVGALAFFGADGPELRARFCAELGLGDPGISWLTARDRVAEFGGVLAGVCGTLARIGTEVYELARPEIGELAEAAPPGAVSSITMPHKRNPEGSEHLDTLARLARSSAAVLLEGMVGGHERDGRSWKAEWIALPEVCQLTGTATSLALRLLDGLEVNTAAMAANAQRYGGGLTSERVLAGLSGVLGKHRAQQVLHEVLRESGEDLVAGLVARGVADEAQVRAWATGPAVDAAAGMVDGVLARSCAETVAPATAPAHDRFPLGVFPTPLHRARRLETALGCGPVWVKRDDLAGFGVAGNKTRPLEFLVAAALAEGADVLVTGGGAGSNFAPAAALAARVAGLDCELLVAGAPGGALAPNLALAVASGAVLRYTGADRSRLDRDVADRAAELRAAGRRPYAVPRGGSTGLGAVGFAAAAAELLAELTPALVVLSVGSGGSIAGLTAGFAAAGVDVPVLGVSVSRPPPDIAAHVAGLAADCAALLGGPVPAAPEWVDARGAGFGVASARDRDAARLALHTEGLLLDDSYGAKAFSALLDRLPAAGPVVYWHTGGVLPALTHLPASPDVEAPQ; encoded by the coding sequence GTGGGCACCCGTCTGAGCAGCTCCACCCTCTACGCCCACCTCTGGGGCACCCCCGAGCTGACGGCGGTGTTCGACGAGCGCGCGATGCTGCAGACCTGGCTCGACGTCCTCGCCGCGCTCGCCCGCGCGCAGGCGTCGCTGGGCATCGTCCCCGACTCGGCGGCCGCGGCGCTGTCGGACGTCGGCATCGGCGCGCTGGACCTGGGGTACGTCGCCGAGCAGACCCGCGCCACCTCGCACTCGACGCTCGGCCTGATCCGGGGACTGCTGCGCGTGCTGCCCGAGCACGCCCGCGAGCACGTCTACGTCGGGGCGACGGTGCAGGACGTCACCGACACCTGGTTCGGGATCGTCATGCGCGACGTCGGTGCGATCGTGCGGCGCGACCTGCTCGCCGTCGAGGAGCGGTTGCTGGAGCTCGCGCGGGAGCACCGCGGCACCGTCATGGCCGGGCGCACCCACGGCCAGCCCGGGGCGCCGATCACGTTCGGCTTCAAGGTCGCGTCCTGGGCCGACGAGGTGCGTCGCCACCTCGACCGGCTGCGCGAGGGCGCACCGCGCTGGTCGGTCGGGCAGCTCGGCGGGGCCGTCGGCGCGCTCGCGTTCTTCGGCGCCGACGGCCCGGAGCTGCGGGCCCGGTTCTGCGCGGAGCTCGGGCTCGGCGACCCCGGGATCTCCTGGCTCACCGCGCGCGACCGCGTCGCGGAGTTCGGCGGGGTGCTCGCCGGGGTCTGCGGCACGCTGGCGCGGATCGGGACCGAGGTCTACGAGCTGGCGCGTCCCGAGATCGGCGAGCTGGCCGAGGCCGCACCGCCGGGGGCCGTCAGCTCGATCACGATGCCGCACAAGCGCAACCCCGAGGGCAGCGAGCACCTCGACACCCTCGCCCGCCTGGCCCGGTCCTCGGCCGCGGTGCTGCTGGAGGGGATGGTCGGCGGGCACGAGCGCGACGGGCGGTCGTGGAAGGCGGAGTGGATCGCGCTGCCCGAGGTCTGCCAGCTGACCGGTACCGCGACCTCGCTGGCGCTGCGCCTGCTCGACGGGCTGGAGGTGAACACGGCGGCGATGGCCGCGAACGCGCAGCGCTACGGCGGCGGGCTCACCTCGGAGCGGGTGCTGGCCGGGCTGTCCGGGGTGCTCGGGAAGCACCGCGCCCAGCAGGTGCTGCACGAGGTGCTGCGCGAGTCCGGCGAGGACCTGGTGGCCGGGCTCGTGGCGCGCGGTGTCGCCGACGAGGCGCAGGTCCGGGCCTGGGCTACCGGGCCCGCGGTCGACGCGGCGGCGGGGATGGTCGACGGGGTGCTGGCACGCTCGTGCGCGGAAACCGTTGCCCCGGCCACTGCTCCCGCGCACGACCGGTTCCCGCTGGGCGTGTTCCCGACCCCGCTGCACCGCGCCCGCCGGCTGGAGACCGCGCTCGGCTGCGGGCCGGTGTGGGTCAAGCGCGACGACCTCGCCGGGTTCGGCGTCGCCGGCAACAAGACGCGCCCGCTGGAGTTCCTGGTCGCCGCCGCGCTCGCCGAGGGCGCCGACGTGCTGGTCACCGGGGGAGGGGCGGGCTCCAACTTCGCCCCCGCCGCCGCGCTCGCCGCCCGCGTCGCGGGGCTGGACTGCGAGCTGCTCGTCGCCGGCGCCCCGGGCGGCGCCCTTGCCCCCAACCTGGCGCTCGCCGTCGCGTCCGGGGCCGTGCTCCGGTACACCGGCGCGGACCGCAGCCGGCTCGACCGGGACGTCGCCGACCGCGCCGCCGAGCTGCGCGCCGCGGGCCGCCGCCCCTACGCCGTGCCGCGCGGGGGATCGACCGGGCTCGGGGCCGTGGGGTTCGCCGCCGCGGCGGCCGAGCTGCTCGCGGAGCTGACCCCCGCGCTCGTCGTGCTGTCGGTCGGCTCGGGCGGCAGCATCGCCGGGCTGACGGCCGGGTTCGCCGCGGCCGGCGTCGACGTGCCGGTGCTCGGGGTGTCGGTGAGCCGCCCGCCGCCCGACATCGCCGCCCACGTCGCCGGGCTGGCCGCGGACTGCGCCGCGCTGCTGGGCGGGCCCGTCCCCGCCGCCCCGGAGTGGGTCGACGCCCGCGGCGCCGGGTTCGGCGTCGCGTCGGCGCGCGACCGCGACGCCGCCCGCCTCGCCCTGCACACGGAGGGCCTGCTGCTCGACGACTCCTACGGCGCGAAGGCGTTCTCGGCGCTGCTCGACCGCCTCCCCGCCGCCGGCCCGGTCGTGTACTGGCACACCGGCGGCGTGCTCCCCGCCCTCACCCACCTACCCGCCAGCCCCGACGTGGAGGCCCCGCAGTGA
- a CDS encoding DUF7714 family protein yields the protein MSAPAPVPAVPTGPNVVPGRYRGVSVAALPPDVGLDAASLRAYFVGRDAYRRTRFVVARSAAGLAVLHVEKVPNPPDDPDGPLFAPIVGTTLLAGPDECAWVHDPEVDTAIPSALAAAAATVPGARAVVVQGRYEHVNFILDARPLRIVVREVVPPEPAKLFDQAQRLLAITEDLPPIELVSELTDLGALAAEHPAQHYLLPCRGSGSDVEGAQVSYLDEHPPQADWTLLGCTRSQQIHEWFYGTEVPVVDFCPKRAPGPRPPVLLTKCCMQEEHTDSGPGWATVPWGSSLEHVREALRTLAAQQEPVWAPV from the coding sequence GTGAGTGCACCCGCCCCCGTGCCGGCCGTCCCGACCGGGCCCAACGTCGTCCCGGGTCGCTACCGGGGTGTGTCCGTGGCGGCCCTGCCGCCCGACGTCGGCCTCGACGCGGCCTCGCTGCGCGCGTACTTCGTCGGCCGCGACGCCTACCGCCGCACCCGATTCGTCGTCGCGCGCTCGGCGGCGGGCCTCGCGGTGCTGCACGTGGAGAAGGTGCCGAACCCGCCCGACGACCCGGACGGCCCGCTGTTCGCGCCGATCGTCGGGACGACGCTGCTCGCCGGCCCGGACGAGTGCGCCTGGGTGCACGACCCGGAGGTCGACACCGCGATCCCGTCGGCGCTGGCCGCGGCCGCGGCCACGGTGCCCGGGGCGCGCGCGGTCGTCGTGCAGGGCCGCTACGAGCACGTCAACTTCATCCTCGACGCCCGCCCGCTGCGGATCGTCGTGCGCGAGGTCGTGCCCCCGGAGCCCGCGAAGCTCTTCGACCAGGCGCAGCGCCTCCTCGCGATCACCGAGGACCTGCCGCCGATCGAGCTGGTCAGCGAGCTGACCGATCTCGGCGCGCTGGCCGCGGAGCACCCGGCGCAGCACTACCTGCTGCCGTGCCGCGGTTCGGGGAGCGACGTGGAGGGTGCGCAGGTCTCCTACCTCGACGAGCACCCGCCGCAGGCCGACTGGACCCTGCTCGGCTGCACCCGCTCGCAACAGATCCACGAGTGGTTCTACGGCACCGAGGTACCCGTCGTGGACTTCTGCCCGAAGCGCGCGCCCGGCCCGCGCCCGCCGGTGCTGCTCACGAAGTGCTGCATGCAGGAGGAGCACACCGATTCCGGTCCCGGCTGGGCGACGGTGCCGTGGGGCTCGTCGCTGGAGCACGTCCGCGAGGCGCTGCGCACCCTCGCCGCGCAGCAGGAGCCGGTGTGGGCACCCGTCTGA
- a CDS encoding phosphosulfolactate synthase has protein sequence MVDPSFLDLPARAAKPRSTGLTHVLDPGIPPGAAADLLSSAAAHVDIWKVGWGTAYVDAALDAKLALLAAQGVPACLGGTLLEIAFAQGRARECLAWAYDTGFAMVEVSRGTVDMTVPQKRALIGSAADRFTVLAEVGAKSPGEQLAARTWPAEALSDLDAGASLVVTEGRQSGTVGTFDSSGRVRPDVVEAVAAAVGVERVVFEAPRSSQQAWFIRRFGADVNLGNVALSEVLSVETLRLGLRSDTAAARQEDAVGTGPA, from the coding sequence GTGGTCGACCCGTCGTTCCTGGATCTCCCCGCGCGAGCGGCCAAGCCCCGCAGCACCGGGCTGACCCACGTGCTCGACCCCGGCATCCCGCCCGGCGCCGCCGCCGACCTGCTGTCCTCGGCCGCGGCGCACGTCGACATCTGGAAGGTCGGCTGGGGCACCGCGTACGTCGACGCCGCACTCGACGCCAAGCTCGCGCTGCTCGCCGCCCAGGGCGTCCCGGCCTGCCTGGGCGGCACCCTGCTGGAGATCGCGTTCGCGCAGGGCCGCGCCCGGGAATGCCTGGCCTGGGCGTACGACACGGGTTTCGCGATGGTCGAGGTGTCCCGGGGCACCGTCGACATGACGGTGCCCCAGAAGCGCGCGCTGATCGGCTCGGCCGCGGACCGGTTCACCGTGCTCGCCGAGGTCGGAGCGAAGTCGCCGGGGGAGCAGCTCGCGGCCCGCACCTGGCCCGCCGAGGCGCTGTCCGACCTCGACGCGGGTGCGAGCCTGGTCGTCACCGAGGGGCGGCAGAGCGGAACCGTCGGCACGTTCGACTCGTCGGGGCGTGTCCGGCCCGACGTCGTGGAGGCCGTCGCGGCGGCCGTCGGCGTCGAGCGGGTGGTGTTCGAGGCGCCCCGATCCTCGCAGCAGGCCTGGTTCATCCGCCGTTTCGGGGCCGACGTCAACCTCGGCAACGTGGCGCTCTCGGAGGTCCTGTCGGTCGAGACGCTGCGCCTGGGCCTGCGGTCGGACACCGCCGCCGCCCGGCAGGAGGACGCGGTCGGGACGGGGCCGGCGTGA
- a CDS encoding AIR synthase related protein: MPRTDQDSLDALVAVLRSHPGMRGKAAIGLVSEVLGGSDIHNGDWLGGPGDDGAVVEAFGGSVVACGEAMWPPFVRADPFGAGFAAVLTNVNDLAAMGAVPLGIVDTIVADAGTARRALEGMRRACELLRVPVIGGHLTEHDGEPAISAFGVGAATHPLSVTRMDVGQELVAAYALDGTMRPDFPFFPAFEQRGSRCADDVRLLAEVAAAGSCVAAKDISMAGFAGSLAMLLEQGRFGVTVDLAALPVPDGVDLAAWLTCFPSFGFLLCAPDGRAAELTAAFDARGLHAAVLGTLDDTGHLALRLGDATATVFDVGREPVTGLAR; encoded by the coding sequence GTGCCTCGTACTGATCAGGACTCGCTCGACGCTCTCGTCGCCGTGCTGCGCTCCCATCCCGGGATGCGGGGCAAGGCCGCGATCGGCCTGGTGTCGGAGGTGCTGGGCGGCAGTGACATCCACAACGGCGACTGGCTGGGCGGGCCGGGCGACGACGGCGCGGTCGTCGAGGCGTTCGGCGGGTCGGTCGTGGCGTGCGGCGAGGCGATGTGGCCGCCGTTCGTGCGCGCCGACCCGTTCGGGGCCGGGTTCGCCGCGGTGCTCACCAACGTTAACGACCTCGCCGCGATGGGTGCGGTCCCGCTCGGGATCGTCGACACGATCGTCGCGGACGCGGGGACGGCTCGGCGCGCGCTGGAGGGCATGCGCAGGGCGTGCGAGCTGCTGCGCGTCCCGGTCATCGGCGGGCACCTCACCGAGCACGACGGGGAGCCGGCGATCTCGGCGTTCGGCGTCGGCGCGGCGACGCACCCGCTGTCGGTGACGCGCATGGACGTCGGGCAGGAGCTGGTGGCGGCCTACGCGCTCGACGGGACGATGCGTCCGGACTTCCCGTTCTTCCCCGCCTTCGAACAGCGCGGCTCACGGTGCGCCGACGACGTCCGACTGCTCGCCGAGGTCGCGGCGGCCGGGTCGTGCGTGGCCGCGAAGGACATCAGCATGGCCGGGTTCGCGGGGTCGCTCGCGATGCTGCTGGAACAGGGGCGGTTCGGCGTCACCGTCGATCTGGCCGCTCTGCCGGTCCCCGACGGCGTCGATCTCGCCGCCTGGCTCACGTGCTTCCCGAGCTTCGGGTTCCTGCTCTGCGCCCCGGACGGCCGCGCCGCCGAGCTGACCGCGGCGTTCGACGCGCGGGGCCTGCACGCCGCCGTGCTCGGCACCCTCGACGACACCGGGCACCTCGCCCTGAGACTCGGTGACGCCACCGCGACGGTGTTCGACGTCGGGCGCGAGCCGGTGACGGGGCTGGCGCGGTGA
- a CDS encoding OsmC family protein: MIERTVSSRWDGGLRAVVDAGGFELVVDEPESVEGGTGKGPQPTELLLASVASCMTLAMAYSARKREVELVGLDVVVTGTYDGPQFSALRITVTTESPTGEELDKLVASAERVCYVTRTLKLGPAITVVAGQPGDLAQG; the protein is encoded by the coding sequence GTGATCGAACGCACGGTCAGCTCGCGCTGGGACGGCGGCCTGCGCGCCGTCGTCGACGCCGGGGGGTTCGAGCTCGTCGTCGACGAGCCGGAGTCCGTCGAGGGCGGGACCGGCAAGGGGCCGCAGCCGACCGAGCTGCTGCTCGCCTCGGTGGCCTCCTGCATGACGCTCGCGATGGCCTACTCCGCCCGCAAGCGCGAGGTCGAGCTCGTCGGGCTGGACGTCGTGGTCACCGGCACCTACGACGGGCCGCAGTTCTCCGCCCTGCGGATCACCGTCACCACGGAGTCGCCGACGGGCGAGGAGCTCGACAAGCTCGTCGCCTCAGCGGAACGGGTCTGCTACGTGACCCGGACGCTCAAGCTCGGTCCGGCCATCACCGTCGTCGCGGGCCAGCCGGGCGACCTCGCGCAGGGGTAG
- the larC gene encoding nickel pincer cofactor biosynthesis protein LarC, with amino-acid sequence MICWLNPVGGVSGDMLLGALLDLGAPLDDVRAAVAATGLRGWSLDAERVRRGALTATRAVVTVHDTATERRAAVLLDHVAAWPTAVRAVRAIAEVEARIHGVDPAQVHLHEIGGLDTVVDTVGVASALDLLGVTDLHCGPLPLGRGTVTTRHGVLPLPAPATTALLAAAGAAVTGAGEGETVTPTGAALLIGAAFGPVPPMRLGAVGYGAGGRDDPDRPNVLQALLGEAQGAVAPMILLETNVDDVTGEVLGHLVARLLDAGAADAWITPIVMKKGRPAHTVHVLTASERTADCERIVFAETGSLGLRRSPVDRVALPRRESTVDVGGHSVRVKHGPWGSKPEHDDVAAAAAALGLPLREVARLARDDGDGRTELERPGHVADPFR; translated from the coding sequence GTGATCTGCTGGCTCAACCCCGTCGGCGGAGTCTCCGGCGACATGCTGCTCGGGGCGCTGCTCGACCTCGGTGCCCCGCTCGACGACGTGCGCGCCGCCGTCGCCGCGACCGGCCTGCGGGGGTGGAGCCTCGATGCCGAGCGGGTCCGGCGGGGTGCGTTGACCGCCACCCGCGCGGTCGTCACCGTCCACGACACCGCGACCGAGCGCCGGGCCGCCGTGCTGCTCGACCACGTGGCGGCGTGGCCGACCGCGGTGCGCGCGGTGCGGGCGATCGCCGAGGTGGAGGCGCGCATCCACGGCGTCGACCCGGCGCAGGTGCACCTGCACGAGATCGGCGGGCTCGACACCGTCGTCGACACCGTCGGCGTCGCCTCGGCTCTGGACCTGCTCGGCGTCACCGACCTGCACTGCGGCCCGCTCCCGTTGGGGCGGGGCACGGTCACCACCCGGCACGGCGTGCTCCCGCTCCCGGCCCCGGCCACGACCGCGCTGCTCGCCGCCGCGGGTGCCGCGGTGACGGGGGCGGGGGAGGGCGAGACCGTGACGCCGACCGGTGCGGCCCTGCTGATCGGGGCCGCCTTCGGGCCCGTCCCGCCGATGCGGCTGGGCGCGGTGGGCTACGGGGCGGGCGGACGCGACGACCCGGACCGGCCCAACGTGCTGCAGGCGCTGCTCGGCGAGGCGCAGGGAGCGGTCGCGCCGATGATCCTGCTGGAGACCAACGTCGACGACGTCACCGGCGAGGTACTCGGGCACCTCGTCGCCCGGCTGCTCGACGCGGGGGCGGCCGACGCGTGGATCACGCCGATCGTCATGAAGAAGGGGCGGCCGGCGCACACCGTGCACGTCCTGACCGCGTCGGAGCGGACCGCGGACTGCGAGCGGATCGTGTTCGCCGAGACGGGCAGCCTCGGCCTGCGGCGCAGCCCCGTGGACCGGGTCGCGCTGCCCCGTCGGGAGTCGACGGTCGACGTGGGCGGGCACTCCGTCCGGGTGAAGCACGGGCCGTGGGGGTCCAAGCCCGAGCACGACGACGTCGCCGCGGCCGCCGCGGCACTGGGACTACCCCTGCGCGAGGTCGCCCGGCTGGCCCGCGACGACGGTGATGGCCGGACCGAGCTTGAGCGTCCGGGTCACGTAGCAGACCCGTTCCGCTGA
- the larB gene encoding nickel pincer cofactor biosynthesis protein LarB — protein sequence MNEGFADLGYARPDLDREQRSGLPEVVYGPGKSPEAITGVVRELLAANTGPVLVTRIEAGAAAEVAVPGGTYDAAARLLVWRPASARGFRVVVASAGTSDAPVAAEAAAVASAVGLDVHEIRDVGVAGLHRLLAEREVLGAADTVVCVAGMEGALASVIGGLVGCPVIAVPTSVGYGAALEGVTALLAMLTSCAAGVVVVNIDSGFGAAMAAHRLAHAARR from the coding sequence GTGAACGAGGGCTTCGCCGACCTCGGCTACGCCCGCCCGGACCTCGACCGCGAACAGCGGTCGGGGCTGCCGGAGGTCGTCTACGGCCCCGGCAAGTCGCCGGAGGCGATCACCGGGGTGGTCCGTGAGCTGCTGGCCGCCAACACCGGACCGGTGCTGGTCACGCGGATCGAGGCCGGGGCGGCCGCGGAGGTGGCGGTGCCCGGCGGCACCTACGACGCTGCGGCCCGGCTGCTCGTCTGGCGCCCCGCGTCGGCGCGGGGGTTCCGGGTCGTCGTCGCCTCGGCCGGCACCTCGGACGCCCCGGTCGCGGCGGAGGCGGCGGCCGTCGCCTCCGCGGTCGGTCTGGACGTGCACGAGATCCGCGACGTCGGGGTAGCCGGGCTGCACCGGTTGCTCGCCGAGCGCGAGGTGCTCGGCGCGGCCGACACCGTCGTCTGCGTGGCCGGGATGGAGGGTGCGCTGGCGAGCGTGATCGGTGGGCTCGTCGGCTGCCCGGTGATCGCGGTGCCGACCTCGGTGGGGTACGGGGCCGCGCTCGAGGGCGTCACGGCGCTGCTCGCGATGCTGACCTCGTGCGCGGCCGGCGTGGTCGTCGTCAACATCGACTCCGGGTTCGGCGCGGCGATGGCCGCGCACCGCCTCGCCCACGCGGCGCGCCGGTGA
- the larE gene encoding ATP-dependent sacrificial sulfur transferase LarE yields MDVPPTAERLRERVRDAGRLLVAYSGGVDSALVAVVAAQELGSAAVAVTAVSASLPRSERVAAAAFARAQGIAHVEVCTDELERPEYAANDGDRCYHCKSALLDVLTPLATLSGAEIALGTTVDDLGDHRPGQRAAAARGAIAPLVDAGLGKSDVRRISAELGLVTADKPAAACLSSRVAYGEPVTALVLGRIERAEDAVRALGFDVCRVRSHGDGSVARIEVPAADVSRAADLRAELDTAVRAAGFAFCALDLQGFASGRMNVLLGLPAVR; encoded by the coding sequence ATGGATGTGCCCCCGACCGCTGAGCGGCTGCGGGAGCGGGTCCGGGATGCGGGCCGCCTGCTGGTCGCCTACTCGGGCGGGGTCGACTCCGCGCTGGTCGCCGTCGTCGCCGCGCAGGAACTCGGATCCGCCGCCGTCGCCGTCACCGCGGTCTCCGCGAGCCTGCCGCGCAGCGAGCGGGTCGCGGCGGCCGCGTTCGCCCGGGCGCAGGGGATCGCCCATGTCGAGGTCTGCACCGACGAGCTGGAGCGGCCCGAGTACGCCGCCAACGACGGCGACCGCTGCTACCACTGCAAGTCGGCCCTGCTCGACGTCCTGACGCCGCTGGCAACCCTGAGCGGCGCGGAGATCGCACTCGGCACCACGGTCGACGACCTCGGCGACCACCGGCCCGGGCAGCGCGCGGCGGCCGCGCGGGGGGCGATCGCGCCACTGGTCGACGCCGGGCTGGGCAAGTCCGACGTCCGCCGGATCAGCGCCGAGCTCGGGCTCGTCACCGCCGACAAACCGGCCGCCGCGTGTCTGTCGTCGCGCGTGGCCTACGGCGAGCCGGTCACCGCCTTGGTGCTGGGACGCATCGAGCGCGCCGAGGACGCCGTGCGCGCGCTCGGCTTCGACGTCTGCCGCGTGCGCTCACACGGTGACGGCTCGGTCGCGCGGATCGAGGTCCCCGCCGCCGACGTGTCCCGCGCAGCCGACCTCCGTGCGGAGCTCGACACCGCGGTACGGGCGGCCGGGTTCGCGTTCTGCGCGCTGGACCTGCAGGGATTCGCCAGCGGCCGGATGAACGTGCTGCTCGGGCTCCCGGCCGTCCGGTGA
- the pdxT gene encoding pyridoxal 5'-phosphate synthase glutaminase subunit PdxT, whose translation MVPVIGVLALQGDVREHVRALEACGARAVTVRRPVELAAVDAIVLPGGESTTMSRLLVTFELLDPLRARIADGMPTYGSCAGMILLAREVLDGRPDQEQLGGLDVVVRRNAFGRQVDSFETDLDVTGVPGDPVRAVFIRAPWVEKAGDDVEVLATVPDHTVTGADTGAAAGRPVAVRQGHVLATAFHPELTGDLRIHALFRKMLP comes from the coding sequence GTGGTCCCCGTGATCGGTGTGCTGGCCCTGCAGGGCGATGTCCGTGAGCACGTGCGCGCTCTGGAGGCGTGCGGCGCGCGGGCGGTGACGGTCCGCCGCCCGGTTGAGCTCGCCGCCGTCGACGCGATCGTGCTGCCCGGCGGCGAGTCCACCACGATGAGCCGCCTGCTCGTCACGTTCGAGCTGCTCGACCCCCTGCGCGCCCGCATCGCCGACGGGATGCCGACCTACGGATCGTGCGCCGGGATGATCCTGCTCGCGCGCGAGGTCCTCGACGGCCGCCCCGACCAGGAACAGCTCGGCGGCCTCGACGTCGTGGTGCGGCGCAACGCGTTCGGCCGCCAGGTCGACTCCTTCGAGACCGATCTCGACGTCACCGGTGTCCCGGGCGACCCGGTGCGCGCGGTGTTCATCCGCGCCCCGTGGGTGGAGAAGGCGGGCGACGACGTCGAGGTGCTGGCGACGGTGCCCGACCACACGGTGACCGGCGCCGACACCGGTGCCGCGGCCGGGCGCCCGGTCGCGGTGCGGCAGGGCCACGTGCTGGCCACGGCCTTCCATCCCGAACTGACCGGCGACCTCCGCATCCACGCCCTCTTCCGCAAGATGCTGCCCTAA